The window ATTATCATCATCTAAATTTTCATCATTTCTATTTTTAAATCCTTTTAAAATAGGTTTACCATCTCTAAATTCAATTACAATACCTAACTTAGGACTTTGGCCATTTATAGATTCTCCACCTATCTCAACTACTTTTGGATTTAAATCAATAGAGCCTAATTCATCATCAGATACATTATAAGGACTATAATTATTAGATTGCTTAAAAGAATTATTTGAACTATCTAAATTAGAACCATCAAATTCATGAGAATATTTATTAGTTTTTTCCCTATCATCATCAAAGTATGATAAATCCTTATCTAAATCAAAAAATGATGGATTGAGCTCTTCTTCACCTATTTCATCAAGTTCCTCTTTGATTTCTTTTAAATCTTCAAAAATTAAATCTTGATTAGAATCTGAATAATTGCCTACCTCAAATCTACTAGGCATGCCATAAGCATCATAAGCTTTCATTGTTTCTAAAGAATATGGTTCACAAAGGATTATATGAAATGGGCCATGTTTAGAAAAAGTCATCAAATCAGCATGAGAGGGATTTGCATTATTTCCAGGGTGAGAATGTACAGAACCCCATTTTTTCTGATTAGGCGGAATTAGCCAATCATTAAAAGATGCGCTTGTATGTGATCTTTCACCAGGTAAAAACAGCAATCCAGTTATATAAAGAACCTTATCTTTAACATAACCATCAAACATAGCTAAAAATTCATTAGGATATGATTTTTTAGAATAAAAAACTACAGAATCAATTACTCCATTATCAACGCATACCTTTTCAAATTGATTCTTTTCATTCATTTTTGATACTAAATCTTCAAATCCCATAGTAATTCCTCATTAAATCCTGTATAGCCAGAAATAGCTAAAAATTTTAAAAAGCCCTAAGTAAAAATAAAAATTAATATTATTTTAAATTATTAAAAAACCCTTAATTAAAAATAAAAATTAATATTATTTCAAATTATTAAAAAACACCTAATTAAAAATAAAAATTAATATTATTTCAAATTATTAAAAAACCCTTAATTAAAATAAAAATTAATATTATTTCAAATTATTAAAAAACTCTCTATTAAAAATTTCTAATTCATAATCAACATAAACTTCACTACGTGTAGATACTGTTTTTTCTCCTTTTACTGGATTGAAACCTTCTATTTCCCATGATTTTTTATAAATGCCAATGCCTCTCTTTTTCCAAGTATCAATATCATTTAGGTTTATTCCTCTCTCAAATAATAGATCATGAATTTCATTTGAGTTTAATCCTTTAATTTTTTCATTAGCTTCTTTGGTACCATATTCTTTCTTCAGTGCCCAAATGCCATATCCATTGATACAATTTCTCCAAGCTTCATCTTGTCTCCATTTGAAGTACTTAGCTATAGATTCATCATCTATTGGAATTATTCTTGAATCAAAGGATATGGGAAATACAATATTCCTATCATTGTCTGATAGTTTGTCTAAATTAAATTCACTTGAATAATCATTTAATAGATGATATGTAAAGGAACTTGAAGCGATTGAAGAGAATACTGAATTTATCTTCTCAACTCTAGCTGAAAATGGAATTTCATCTAGGAGAATACTGATTTCATCTGAGAAGGCATAAATAAATTTAGGTGAAAACTGATTAAAAATATCAATGCAAACATTAGCAATAATCTTATAAAATCTATCATCATAAGGTTTTGAAAGTTTTAAAGCCCTTGCCAAACTATGAAATTTACGGCCATCCAAACGTAAAATAATCTTAGAGTTCTTTGGAACCTTCATTGTTGAATAAATTTCATAATCCTTCATTAAATCACCTAAGTTCATTTTTTTAAATAGATAATTAAAACATATACCTTTAACATATAATTTTAAAAAAATATATTATTTACGTTCCTACTGAGCATCCGATATATTAACTATGTCCCTACTGAGCATCCGATATATTAACTATGTCCCTACTGAGCATCCGATATATTAACTATGTCCCTACTGAGCATCCGATATATTAGCTATGTCCCTACTGAGAAAGATTCGTTAAAGCTTCTTAATAATTTGATAGCTGAAAATGCAGCTAACATACTTGTTTTTGGATTTGCAGCAAATGGAACGTTTTCAGAGCTTGTTCTAAATTCACCAAAATCACCTTTAACTAGAACTTCATGAACATTTCTATCTACCTTAGGATCTACAATAATTTTAACATCAATATCCATATTACAAGCAATACTTAAAGAAGCAGCTACGTTAATATTTACTGGAAACTTTTCAACAGCTTCGTGAGCTTTTCCTTCAAATAGAATCTCTTCTTCTTCAACTTCACGGCCTAATGATTTAGGTGCTTTTCTTGTAGTTAAAGAAGCCTGTGTGATTTTACCAATAGATGCCGCTTTAATACCATCTAAACCTACAATTGCACCAGATGGAGCATATACTTTAGCCTTATGTTTTCGAGCAGTATTATGAACATTTTCTCTAAATTCCTTATCCATCAATGCTCCAACACTCATAACCATTAAATCTATACCTTTTTCTAAGATAGGTATAGCAATATTCTTTAAAGCAATTGGTGAAGCCGCTTCTACAACCAAATCAACTTTATCCAACATATCCTCTAATTTAATAATAGCTATTCCATTAGCAATGTGTGCTAGATTTTCTGCTCTTTCAATATCACGATCATAGAAATACTTGATTTCTATTCCTTCTTCAGACATGATTTCATTAACTATTGTATTTGCAATAGCTCCACATCCTACAATACCTACAATCATCAGTTCACCTCAGCTTAATAAAATAAAATTTTAAAAAAACAATAGTTGAATTATTAATATCCCTATCCTCAATATTAATTAATTTTCATTAAATAAAAAAAAATCTTTATCCTTAATATTAATTAATTTTCATTAAATAAAAAAAAATCTTTATCCTTAATATTAATTAATTTTTATTAAATAAAAAACTATCTTATTAAAAAATTTATAAATTCTAAGCTATTTATAAAAATTGATAATAGCATTGATAATATCAAAGAAAATTTTATAAAAAATTATAAAAAAATAGAATAAAAAAAGAAAATAAAAAATAAATATGTTAATTAATCTGAAACTACATTTAGAAAAATAGGCTAATAATCAAAGGATATGGTAAAAATCTCAAAGATTAAAAACATATTTAGTTAAAAAGCTATTGTTGTCCCGGTATAGGAGCTTCTACAGGAGCTTCTTTTGGAGCTTCTCTAACTGGGTCAGGTTTTGGGCGTATAGACATTTCTTCCCCTGCAACTGGAGGTTTAGGTCTTTTCAAATCTTGAGGATCAATTAACATAATGTCTCCAATAGCAGTAACCCTATCAAACTCTATATTAAGTAAGCCTTCTTGGAAGGTTCTACCTACTTCTTCTTCAGGAACAAACTGAAATCCGCCTCTAAAGATATCTCTGAAACCTGCACTTTTCCTTTCAGGTTCTAAAGCTTTCACTTGAAGTCTAGAGATAGTTCCATATCTAATATTAAGAACTACGTCATGAACTTGACCTACATATTGTCCTGCCAATGTATATATATCCAAATCATAAAGAGAGGAAACTTCTACCATTTTTTCACCATTCTAACTCAATAAATCAAAATAAAATACGTCTTATCAATGCATAAAAACATTGAAAAATCCTTTAATTTTTTAAAAATTTAGCCTATAAAGAATGAATCATTAATTAAAGATATGAATTTTTTAATTTAGATTTTTTAAAGAAATTCATATGGAATTTAACAATCAAAATATTAAATAAGCCTATTATATAATATATGTCTATTTGCTTATATAAATACTTTATGATTTAAAGCTAAAAAAACCTTATAAAATTAGAATAGAATAATGAAATTTGAAGAAAAATAGAAAATAAAAATGAACTATATGAAAAATAAAAAAAATAAGAAAGATTTTAAAGTGAAAATAAAAAATAACTTAATTTTCTTAATAAAAAATAAAATTTTTCAAAAAAATGATAATAACATGATATTATCATGAAAAATTCTGAAAAATTCCAAGAAAATGATAATAACATTGTAATATCATGAAAAAATCTTCTAAAGTTAATAAATTTTTAGGGGCCTGAATTTTTTCATATGAAAATTCCTTTGAATTTTCCCTATTTTTATTCATTATCCTAAAAAATTAGTTTTATTTCTAAAAATACAATTGTATTTTTAGTTATATAAAAAAATAGGTCTTCAGTACCGTTAAATTTAAATAATATGCTTAATAAATATATTATTGATGATAACAATGAAGCGTAGATTAAATTTAGATAGCAAAGACCCAAATTATATTTTGTTAAAAGAAATATTTAAAATTATTGATTCTAGAAAATCACAAGAAATATTAGCATCTTATGGATTTAAAAACCTAAATAAAAGAAGATTTACTTTTAAATCATTTTTATAAGCATATTCTTTGGTTTTGATATTCCATTCATTATAAATAAATTTAAATCCAAAAAATAACTTCGTAAAATTCTTTAATATTTCAGAATTTTCAACTTCAAATCAAGTTTTATAAAATTTTTTCAGAAAAAATAAACTCTGAAAAACTTTAAAATCCTTAAACAGAATCTTAAACTCAAAAAATAGGATAAAAAGAATAAAAAAAGGCTTTTATCATTGATGCAACTCCAATAGACTCAGATATCAATATTCCAACAGATAATAAAAAGACTAAAAGAATCATCTTCAAAAATTAAATCTCAAAATTGGAGCTATTCATCCCTCTAAAAGGATATTATATATGGATTTAAAGTAACAATTGTAATAAATTATGATTCCATGAACCCTGTATTATATTTTAATCCATTCTAGGGCTCCAAACGATGCAAAACTTTTGATAGTATTTTAGAAAACCTTCAAAAAAAGACGAATAATAAGAAAAATAGACATATTAATACTTTGATAAAGGATATTACAGCTATAAAAAATTACCAAATAGGAATATCAGCAAATATAAAATTGTTTCCTTTTATTTTTCCAAAAGAAAAAATTCAACAAAAACAAGATTAGATGACATTTTAACCTATCCATTAGCCGTATTCAACAAAACAGAGAAAATAATAAAAGAAAAAAGACTATACCAGATTAAAAATGGAATTATTGAAAAAATTAGATTCATGGGAAAAATTTAAACCAATAAGGGGTAAAATAGAAGATTTTTTCAAATTATTAAAACAAGGATTTTGAATATGAGAGAAATCCACAAATATACTCCAAAATCAGTTGAAAAAAACCGTTTATTTAAATGTATTTTTAGGAGCACTGATAGTATTACAAGGATTTTACTCAAAAACATCCATACAAAAATTATCAGAAAACTAAAATCTTAAGACTCCTAAACTTCTTTTTTAATTATTATAGCAAATTATATATATTTGTTTTATATTATAATAAATTAAATATTTAGGTTTACCTAAATATTTTTTATTTAATAAAATACAAAAGGAGAAAAATTTCATGAAAGAAAGTTTAGATTTATCTGCAGTTAGTGAAACAATGCTTGTTCCTGTATATGCAAGAGCTTTAGAGAACAAAAGAAAAAATCCTGCATTTTATGATGAAACAGCTATAAAAATCGTTAATAATCTTGATTATGATTTTGCTAAACGATTTAAAGCCTCTAAAAATAAAATGAACTTTTGGGGATGCTCTTCAAGAACAATTATATTAGATAGGGAAGTTAATAGCTATATAAAAGAAAATCCAAATTCTTCAATAGTTAATTTAGCTTGTGGTTTAGATGATAGATTTAATCGTGTGGACAATGGAAGAATAATGTGGTATAATATTGATTTTAAGGATGTTATGAGTTTAAGGGAGAAATTCATAGATAAAAATGATAGAGTTGTTAATATTTCATCTTCAGTACTTGACTTTAGTTGGATAGATAAAATAGAAAATAAAAATAAGGTTTTAATTATAGCTGAAGGCTTTTTAATGTATCTACCTGAAGAAGATGTAAAAAAACTATTTTTAAAAATTTCTGAAAGCTTTAAAGAGGTTGAGTTACTTTTAGAGATAATGTCTCGTTGGATGGTAAAGAATCAAAAAAAGCATGATACTATTAAACAAACTGGAGCTGTATTTAAATGGGGTGTAAATAGAACTAAAGATTTTGAAAATCTTTGTCCATCATTTAAAATAATTAGTGATTATAATTTAACAGATGAAATGAAAAGATATTCTCCCATTTTTATTAGATTAATTTCTCCATTTCTAAAGTCTAGAAATAATAGAATAGGAAAATTTGTTAAAATATTATAGAATATTGGTTTTTTAGAAATTTCTTATTATACACTTTGGAGTTTTTTTTCCTTTTTTCTATTTGAAGATATATTTTTGAGTTTATTGTAACACATAGACCCTATACTATTATATCTGCAGATCAAATTTTACTTTTAAATGAGGGATAATAGCTGAGAGGGGAACTCATAATGAATTAATTAGTATAAATGGATATTATAATAAATTTTGGACTATGCAGGAAGAAAATAGAACTTGGAAATTTTAAATTTTTAGAGAGTGTTTTAATTAACATTGAACTATTCATTTAATTAGATATCCATTAATCAAGGTTATATTCAAAGAAAACCTATTCACAACCAGCTTTGTTTACAATAATTGCATTGAAATTATATTTAAAAATGAGTTTTCGCCAAATAAGGAATTATATAGTACTTTCAAAAGAAATAAAAGAATTTTTAAACATTGAAAAAGCACCCAACTACAGTACACTTCAAAAATTCTTCAAAAGATTACCAACAAACATTTTGAATGAATAATCAACATAATAACTAACAAATTAAATATTAAAAACTGCATAGTTGCTTTAGATTGAAGTGGTTTCACTGGTGATAACGCAGACAAATATTACTCAAAAATAAGAGGAAATGAAAGAAAACACTACACCAAAATGCCATATTGCAATAGATGTAGAAAGCAAAAATAATACTTTATTCACAAGCTTTAAAAGGACCAAAACATGAGACAAAATTTGCAATCGCATCAATAAAAACAATAAAAATGTATAAACCATCATAGATATTTAGCAAATAAAGCATACGATACAAAACACATCAAAAGATGCATAAATTTAGAATACACAAATACACACCAAAATCAGTAGAAAAAACCGTAAATCTGATTGTATTTTCAGGAGCACTAATCATAACACAAGGCTACACAACAAAACAGACCTACAAAAACTTTCAGAAAACTAAAAAATTCAAACCCATAAAATTTTTATAAAAAATATTGAAATTCTGAAAAAATAAGAGTGGTTTAATGTTTATGAGATAAAAGTAATTTAAATTATAGAGAAGAAATTAATAAAAAACTAGATAAAAAATAAAATAATATTAAATTAATAATAAAATAGATAAATAAAATTGATTATCAATTAATTAAACTAAATTTAAGGTTTTAGGAAAGTTTCAATCATATTTTTAGTTTCTTTTAAAGAGTCCATAGGAATACCACTAGGCATTTGACCTAATTCACCATTAACTTCTTTTAAAATACTGCCATCCATACCTAAAAACATAGCTTCTGAAACAATTTCCATGAAGCTTGCTGGAGGAAGTAATGAAACACCTACTCTATTACCTTCTTTAACATTTAAATCATTAGTAACAACTTTTAAAGATCTTTTTCCAACATTTACATTACAAATCATAAGAGAATCAGCATTAGGATGTTTACTAACACTCATAATCTCTCCAACTTTTACATCAATACCAATAATCGGATCATCAATTGGGCCAAATTTAAATCTTAATCTAAGTCCTAAAATAGTATCTAAGAAAAATCTAACCTTAGCAATATTTTCTTCAGTTTTTTCTCTATCCTCTTTAGGAGTATTTGACATAAACTTATGTGCCCAGTCTTCTCCACCTAAAAATTCAATGATTCTATAAGCCTTATCTTCCAATTTTTCAACATCTTCACAATTCGCTAGTGTATCTCCTTCTAAATAACAATAAAGTAAAGATTGTAAATCCGGCTCCATCCTTTTAGCTTCTTCAATAGTAGCTTTTTTATTCCAATTACCTCTAAAACTACCAGTTTGAACAGTTCTTAAGAATAATTCTCTTGCTTTTAAAGCAATCAAAATCCTATAATCTTTAGCAGTGTCCCACATAATATCACAATTGATCAATAATAATTGTAAAAATCAAATAGAATTGATTCCATATATTTCTTATAATTCTTTAATAATATCCTTTTATTTAAATATATTTTATTTTTAAATATGTTTTATTTAATATGTTTATTTTTAAATATTGCTTTATTTTTAAATGTGTTTTATTTAATATGTTTATTTTTAAATATTGCTTTATTTTTANNNNNNNNNNTGTTTTATTTAATATGTTTATTTTTAAATATTGCTTTATTTTTAAATGTGTTTTATTTAATATGTTTATTTTTAAATATTGCTTTATTTTTATTTAAATTAATACTTTATTAAATATTGCTAGATTAAAAAAATTATTCGCAATTAAATGCAATTAATTTAGTTTTACACATATCTTCAACTGCATATTTGATTCCTTCTTTACCTATACCGCTTGACTTAAATCCACCAAAAGGCATAGCATCAGTTCTAAATGTAGATTCTTTATTTATTAATACAGAACCTGCATCGATTTCATTTGCACATCTTAAAGCACTGTGAATATTTTCTGTAAATACTCCTGCTTGAAGGCCATATTGTGTATCATTAGCTACTTTAATAGCCTCATCAATACCATCAATTCGAATAATAGGTGCAATTGGGCCAAAAGTTTCCTCTGCAACTAAATTCATAGATCCATTAACATTATCTAAAATAGTAGGTTCAAAGAAACAGTCTTTACGGTTTCCTCCTAAAATCAATTCTGCTCCATTCTCAATTGCATTATTTACAGATACTTCAACATTAATAGCTGCATTTTCATTAATTAGAGGACCAATATCGGTAGATTCATCCATAGGGTTTCCCATTTTAAGCTTATTTGCTTTTTTTGCAAACAAATCAATGAATTCATCAGCTATCTTATTATCTAAAATGATTCTTTTAACACCGATACAAACCTGACCTGAAAATAAAAATGCACCTGAAACTGCTGCATTTACTGCCTTTTCAATATTCGCATCACTTAAAACAACTAATGGATCATTTCCACCTAATTCTAAAGTTAATTTTTTCATTCCTGCCCTTGATGAGATAAACAAGCCAGTAGCTACACTACCTGTAAATGAAATTTTATTTACATATGGAGATACCACTATTGCATCCCCTACCTCACTTCCATAGCCAGTTACAGAGTTAATTACACCACTTGGAAAATGGTTGTTAATTATTTCAACCAACCTTAAAGCAGATAATGGTGCTTCCATAGAAGGTTTCATAACTACAGTATTTTTAGCTGCAATAGCAGGAGCTATTTTATGCAGTGCTAAATTAACAGGATAATTAAATGGAGATATTGCTCCCACTACACCTAAAGGTACTTTTTTAGTAAATGCCAGAAATCTTGTATCAGTAGAGCCAGAGGCATCAATAGGTACAGATTCACCATAGATTCTTTTAGCCTCTTCAGCAGCAAATTGTAGAGTCTCTACAGATCTTTGAATCTCAATAATAGCTTGTTTATAAGGTTTTCCAGCTTCAGCAACAATTAATTTAGCTATATTTTCACCTTCTTTTTCAAGCTCCCTAGAAGAATCTAAAAGATTATTTGAAACTTCTTTTGCAGATAAGTCATTTAATGTTTTCTTTGCATTATTAGCTGATTCAATAGCTTTATCAACATCATTTCTATATGCAATTGGTACTGTATCTACAATTTCCCCATTATATGGATTAATAACATCATAATGGTCTGATTTATCTATAAATTCACCATTAATTAAGAATTTCATGATTTCTTTAACTCCTAAATTTAGTTTTTACTAGAAATTTTCATTAAATATTCATTTAAAATTTCCAACCAATTAATAAACTATATGTTTTATTAAATAATAAGTTTTAGCTAAATCATGATTTTACTTTGTTGAAATCCTTTGATTCTTATCATATATAATGCGTTTAAAAAATAATAAA of the Methanobrevibacter olleyae genome contains:
- a CDS encoding Mov34/MPN/PAD-1 family protein, which produces MGFEDLVSKMNEKNQFEKVCVDNGVIDSVVFYSKKSYPNEFLAMFDGYVKDKVLYITGLLFLPGERSHTSASFNDWLIPPNQKKWGSVHSHPGNNANPSHADLMTFSKHGPFHIILCEPYSLETMKAYDAYGMPSRFEVGNYSDSNQDLIFEDLKEIKEELDEIGEEELNPSFFDLDKDLSYFDDDREKTNKYSHEFDGSNLDSSNNSFKQSNNYSPYNVSDDELGSIDLNPKVVEIGGESINGQSPKLGIVIEFRDGKPILKGFKNRNDENLDDDNIE
- a CDS encoding lactaldehyde dehydrogenase produces the protein MKFLINGEFIDKSDHYDVINPYNGEIVDTVPIAYRNDVDKAIESANNAKKTLNDLSAKEVSNNLLDSSRELEKEGENIAKLIVAEAGKPYKQAIIEIQRSVETLQFAAEEAKRIYGESVPIDASGSTDTRFLAFTKKVPLGVVGAISPFNYPVNLALHKIAPAIAAKNTVVMKPSMEAPLSALRLVEIINNHFPSGVINSVTGYGSEVGDAIVVSPYVNKISFTGSVATGLFISSRAGMKKLTLELGGNDPLVVLSDANIEKAVNAAVSGAFLFSGQVCIGVKRIILDNKIADEFIDLFAKKANKLKMGNPMDESTDIGPLINENAAINVEVSVNNAIENGAELILGGNRKDCFFEPTILDNVNGSMNLVAEETFGPIAPIIRIDGIDEAIKVANDTQYGLQAGVFTENIHSALRCANEIDAGSVLINKESTFRTDAMPFGGFKSSGIGKEGIKYAVEDMCKTKLIAFNCE
- a CDS encoding class I SAM-dependent methyltransferase; amino-acid sequence: MKESLDLSAVSETMLVPVYARALENKRKNPAFYDETAIKIVNNLDYDFAKRFKASKNKMNFWGCSSRTIILDREVNSYIKENPNSSIVNLACGLDDRFNRVDNGRIMWYNIDFKDVMSLREKFIDKNDRVVNISSSVLDFSWIDKIENKNKVLIIAEGFLMYLPEEDVKKLFLKISESFKEVELLLEIMSRWMVKNQKKHDTIKQTGAVFKWGVNRTKDFENLCPSFKIISDYNLTDEMKRYSPIFIRLISPFLKSRNNRIGKFVKIL
- a CDS encoding tRNA(His) guanylyltransferase Thg1 family protein, with the protein product MKDYEIYSTMKVPKNSKIILRLDGRKFHSLARALKLSKPYDDRFYKIIANVCIDIFNQFSPKFIYAFSDEISILLDEIPFSARVEKINSVFSSIASSSFTYHLLNDYSSEFNLDKLSDNDRNIVFPISFDSRIIPIDDESIAKYFKWRQDEAWRNCINGYGIWALKKEYGTKEANEKIKGLNSNEIHDLLFERGINLNDIDTWKKRGIGIYKKSWEIEGFNPVKGEKTVSTRSEVYVDYELEIFNREFFNNLK
- a CDS encoding tRNA-binding protein; the protein is MWDTAKDYRILIALKARELFLRTVQTGSFRGNWNKKATIEEAKRMEPDLQSLLYCYLEGDTLANCEDVEKLEDKAYRIIEFLGGEDWAHKFMSNTPKEDREKTEENIAKVRFFLDTILGLRLRFKFGPIDDPIIGIDVKVGEIMSVSKHPNADSLMICNVNVGKRSLKVVTNDLNVKEGNRVGVSLLPPASFMEIVSEAMFLGMDGSILKEVNGELGQMPSGIPMDSLKETKNMIETFLKP
- a CDS encoding PRC-barrel domain-containing protein — protein: MVEVSSLYDLDIYTLAGQYVGQVHDVVLNIRYGTISRLQVKALEPERKSAGFRDIFRGGFQFVPEEEVGRTFQEGLLNIEFDRVTAIGDIMLIDPQDLKRPKPPVAGEEMSIRPKPDPVREAPKEAPVEAPIPGQQ
- a CDS encoding aspartate dehydrogenase; protein product: MIVGIVGCGAIANTIVNEIMSEEGIEIKYFYDRDIERAENLAHIANGIAIIKLEDMLDKVDLVVEAASPIALKNIAIPILEKGIDLMVMSVGALMDKEFRENVHNTARKHKAKVYAPSGAIVGLDGIKAASIGKITQASLTTRKAPKSLGREVEEEEILFEGKAHEAVEKFPVNINVAASLSIACNMDIDVKIIVDPKVDRNVHEVLVKGDFGEFRTSSENVPFAANPKTSMLAAFSAIKLLRSFNESFSVGT